A region of the Apium graveolens cultivar Ventura chromosome 6, ASM990537v1, whole genome shotgun sequence genome:
GGTTCTCTCCAACCTCGATCCCCTTGAGTTATTAGCACATTTGCATCACATGCTAATAACTCCAGATTTCTTAAAGAACCTTTAAAACCATTAGGCGTCCTGTTTTCACTGCCTCCCCTTAATCGTTTGAAAGAATGGCCATTCGAATTAATAGGTTTGTGTTTTGAACTAAATTCAAAATCTCCAAATGGTAAGGCATAATGGACCTGAGTACGTGCTTTCCTAAGTCCATTACTAGAGACACTGTTAATATCATTTGTTCTTCCACCATGCAAAACAGGAGATGTTTCCTCAAGAGGCAGAGAACTTAGGTTTCTTTTCTTGCTGGTCCCCAAACTTCTAGGACCAGAAGTGTCAGGGCTAAAGACAACTCCATCGCTAATATAAGAAGCAGCCCTTTGAACACCAGGCCATTCACAATTAACATAGCTCTTGGCCAGGTCAATTGCTGGGTTTTTAACACTCATGCTATGTAAACAATGATTGTTGCTGTCACCAGAATTCATTGCAGGGGCCTGATTAAAGGAAGTTAGCATTTTTGTCTTTGTGAAAATTCTCTCTGATTCCATATCGTAACATTCCGAATTCTGGGATTCCCCCATAACATCAGTGTCTGTTCTTTCAGAATTCAGATTTTGAAAATGTAGAGATGATATCATTCTATCACAGTTCATGCCAGCAGTCGAAGAATTAGTTTCCAGTTGTGGTTTGAAACATGGGATACATCCAAAACACAGCTTGTGTGACAACAAATTTCCTGAAGTACTTTTAGGGGCTACTTTTACAGAGCATTGTTCGGCAACCTGATTATAGGTTGTTGACTTGCCAGTGTTTCTTTGATTTTCCAGAGAACAAGCAGGATTGCACTCCCTAAGGCGGACCGAAGCTACACTGCTTTTCATCATCAGATTGAGATGAAGGTGATGGAATAAAGGGGGTGCAGTGCTAAATGAAAGAGCAAATGGTAGAATTGGATGCCTTGCATCATTATCAAGGGACTGTCTGACATATCTGTTTCCTGCTTTCGAAAGGCCAAAAGGTACTATATTGTTGAACGATTTTTTACCCTGAAAGACAGAGAGAAAAATTAAAATCTAGAAGTCAAACACAcaataaaaatttaattatacaaacttttaacatccacaaataatataagcataaactaaaattttaatttttaaatataccTGAAAGGAGGATTCACAGATATCAGAAGTTAGGTGCTTGTGTCGACCTTCAAGCACTTTAATGTTCTCCAAAGTGCATTCAGTCAAAGGAATTTTCTTATTAAATGAACAGCGCTTCTGAAACTTAGAATCTAGGTACAACCAGCGGGAATGATTTAATTTCGAGTAGGTGTAGAAAGAAAAAACATGTTGCTTTCTAAGATCTTGAATACAAGAGAGTTTAAATCTTACTGTAGTAACCGGAATTCGCCAGTCAACAGACTCCCTCGGTTGATCTGGTTCACAAAAAACAGAGAGAACGAGGGAAATAAATGCAACTGCCTGCTTCAGGCAGCCTTCAATCACGAAAAACCTTGAACCAACTTCATTGTCGACAAAAAGCATCTCCAAATAAACATAAGGCCATGTAGGCACAATTGAACCGGATTCTTGCAGCAAAAGATAACGGAGAAAGCAGAAAGTCTCATAACCAACTATCGAAAAATCCAGGGGAGGACGGAGTGATAAGCTTAATAGAGTAATAAATTCTTTGAATGGTACAAATGTCGGGTTCAGCTTCAGCAAGCCATCACTACCCATTGACCACATCAGCTTGTCTAGGGCCAAGCCATGTGAACAAACATATTTCTCATCCAAAATTTGGAAGTTATCAAAAACAGACAACAAACTTCTCTGTTCATTGCTAACAATAGGTATGCAAGAGGACGAGAAATTGGAAACAGCTTCTAATGACAAAGTCGTTTTCTTGCGGAATCGCCGCCTGAAATAGACAATTGGTGACCCATTCTCTTTTATATTTGTAAATTGATCCAGCATTGATGCTCTACCATTTGCCTCATCAGCTAGCCTATCTGCAGATTTATTAAAACATACTTCACGTGTTTCCTTTTCTTCCAAACATGTATTAGTATTCCTATGTGCATCTCCAATATTTCTAGAAGATTGTGGAAATTCAGTGGGAGATGAAAGTGATCTTTTATGTTTTTTCAGTCCAGAAGAAGATTTGGCTTGACTAGAGGAACGAGCCAGCCATGAAACAATAGGCTTCGAATCCACATGAATTTCAGAGTTGGTTTCTACTTCATTCATCTTTAAATCTTTTCCGATCTTGTGAACTAGTTTATCATCAGTGCCAGAGTGTAGTGGCTTCCCCACATCTGCAAGTTCGCTACGCAGAAGTAAGAGCATGAACCGCTCATTTTGAAGAGAAATCCATTCTTTATCCCTGTCATCATAATTCACATGATGAAGCTTTTTCTCTTCATCATAATCATTGACAAGCCCTTGATACCACCTCTCATCCAAAGGCCAAAACACCTTGATCCTTTTCTTCAGAAACCATCGAGCATCCTTCTCCCTATACACAATTTCATAAAAATGGCGTCGCTTTCGAGGACATCCCTTCCCCTTGTAGTCATACCGAGGTCTCAGTGACCTGCTATCATTATCAGCAGAAGGGCAACCAGAACCACCTTGCAAGTTCCCTGTGTGACTGCCACTCTCTCCACCATAATGACTTGATACGGTTTTGCCTCTGGAAGAAGCGGTGCACCGAGGATCAAATCGAGATGAAAGCATCCGCGCTGCATTTTGTTCAAGGTTTTCCTCATCACCCTGGGAATATTTGTTTATACATCTACCCTGATCAACTGCAGGCTTAGCCTTTTCTTCGTCCTCTACACTATCTGATTCCACACACTTCCTTTTCTTCCCATAGCTCCTCCCTTTTCTAGAAGATCCATCACCACCATTCACTTCATCACACTTCTTACCATTCCGAGATAAACTTATTCTATCACTCGTACCATTCTTAAAATCAGAGTTCAGTTCAGCAATCTGATCAACCGAGCTAGATGATCCCGATAACTGCTTCTTTACACGATTCTTAATCCCACCAGATCTTTGCTGCTTTCTCGGAACCCGAACATCATTACCATCACTATCAAAACTAAGCGAAAACCCAAAACTCCCATTTAACTTCTGACCTACTTCCACATAATGGCCATCAGAATTCCCCGTACCCTCATCACCGACACCATTCCTACTCCTCTTCACCTCCGGCTCAATCTCACTCCAACCAAAATCTCCTCCACTCTTCCTCTTCTTAACATCATCCCCAACACCACTCATACCCTTCCGACTCCCCCGACAGACTCCCTGATCATCAATAATCCTATTGTTCTTCGAAACCCCAAAATCACTCTCCTTGACTAAACTATCTTCCATAACAACCCCCAAATTTTAACCCTTAACACAAAACCCCCAAATTATCATACCCCATCAAACACATAAAAAACACCACAATCAGATCTGTAACAATTAAATAAACACATATCATAAAAAAAAACATCTAGATACAACTATATACGTATAAATATgctaattaaaaatcaaaattgaGCTCATTTCCAATACGATTAGATCATTTAAACAGTAAAAACAATGGAAGGAGGGTAAATTAAAAGATTTACCTGAGAAATCTGGGCTAATTTGTGTGATTTGATTGGTTTGAGAAGAGTGAAATGAGAAGACACTTcaatttgaaaccctaatttcaatttcTCTTTTTAACATTTACTACACTAATTATTTTACTCCTAAAATTtgcattttataatttttattcaaGTATTTGTGACATCTGTCCCATTTTTCTGATGTATATCTTACTATTTTCTTGACATGTGTTCTTTTTGCCAATAATACTTTTTTTTAAATTGctattccaaaagaaatttaatATTTCATTAATATTATTTCAGAAAAGTTAATATTACTGATAATGTAAAAGAAGATTAAGCAATAAAGTATTCTGCAATACACTTATTAGAGTATGATTATAATAAATTTATTGATTTTTCAGggataataatattatttttgtttttatttgGTCAGTTTCTAATTAActaaaaagaaatttatttttatttttacttaCTAGATAAAAAAACAGCAATATCCAAACCCTTGTGAAGCAGTTGAAAAAGATTACATTTGATTTGCTTAGTAGTACACTTACTAGTATATGTGCTCTCACATGACAAAGCTAGTTGGATACTTCATACACCTTCACATATTTATTTTGAAATCTAAACAGAATTTGAGTTGGTTAGGCAGATGATGACCAAAGACCTTCAGAGGATCAGGATCAattttttttcctctttttttACCATTTTTTTGGTTTAATGATTATATATTGCTCTATTTAATACTACTTTTTAACAGTTTTATAGTGATTGTACAAATTCCAAGTTGATGAAGTTTTTTTGTTTTGAGTAAAACTTAGTTGCTTACCAAAAATATATGTTATTAATAATTACTGTACTTTTAACCCAAAAAATGTGAATACAGAACCCTTTTTTTTACCGTAATTTTACATCATCACAAAGTTTCATTGACTCACAGCGAACATGCATAGTGCTGCAGAACCGTTTTAATCCTAGATAAACATAAATTTCCCACCGCCAAATTGCAGAAAATGTTATAGTAAATCGAATCCAGACAAACAAAAAACTGGCATGAACGTCAGCTCATGCAGACTTTGAGTAGCATGAGATGTATGACTTTCATATCAAATGGGGGAGATAACAGTTGGTCATTTAGCAGGTGGGCAAGCACAAACTCCATTTATTTCATCCTCCTCCATATACACTCTCCCCAACATGCAAATGAAAACAGAGCAGTACTGTCTGGAGATGATGACTAACAACAATTATGTAAGGCATATTTTGTTGGGAATTGGCATACTAGTAGTATTAGCAACAAGTAGTGGTGCAAGAGGAGCAACAGAATACGAGTGTTTGGGAGGATGTTACAACAAATGTGTTCTTCTCCAGGGTGATAGAATCCCTACAACAACCACCTATCCATGTTATTCCAGGTGTTTGAGCAGCTGCCGCCCTTCTTCCTCTCCTCCTTCCATCAACTACTACTGTCAACTTGGTTGTGCTGCTCATCTCTGCAACACTCTTACTATTCTCGGTACGTACCAACTACTTATTTTATAAGATTGATTGTGTTCTATTACACACCGTTTTAAGTAACAAATGTGTTTGTTTTACTTGACAGATAATGGGAACCTCAAACAGTGCATAGGGAGGTGCTCCACTGTATGTCAGCCTCAGCCCTGATCATCGACCTTTAGATGCATCATGCACACTTTCTTAATTACCTTCTTTGTGGCACCAGCAATTCATGATATTCTCCTTCCTGCACACCAAAAATTCGTACACATGTTTGTCTTTATTTTGTTTGAATAAAGATTAAAAATGGTGCACCAGGTTTCTAATCTGACTTCTTGTAAAATTTTCTGGCTTTTTCAAataaattcttcaaaaaataataaGCTTGATTCATATAAACCGTGTATAAGGAAAAACCAAACTTAAAGGCCACGACTTATTTAAAAATGTAGAATCTCCACTCAGCCATTTGACATTACTCTTCATTATCCAGGCAAATGATATACTATA
Encoded here:
- the LOC141667595 gene encoding uncharacterized protein LOC141667595; this encodes MEDSLVKESDFGVSKNNRIIDDQGVCRGSRKGMSGVGDDVKKRKSGGDFGWSEIEPEVKRSRNGVGDEGTGNSDGHYVEVGQKLNGSFGFSLSFDSDGNDVRVPRKQQRSGGIKNRVKKQLSGSSSSVDQIAELNSDFKNGTSDRISLSRNGKKCDEVNGGDGSSRKGRSYGKKRKCVESDSVEDEEKAKPAVDQGRCINKYSQGDEENLEQNAARMLSSRFDPRCTASSRGKTVSSHYGGESGSHTGNLQGGSGCPSADNDSRSLRPRYDYKGKGCPRKRRHFYEIVYREKDARWFLKKRIKVFWPLDERWYQGLVNDYDEEKKLHHVNYDDRDKEWISLQNERFMLLLLRSELADVGKPLHSGTDDKLVHKIGKDLKMNEVETNSEIHVDSKPIVSWLARSSSQAKSSSGLKKHKRSLSSPTEFPQSSRNIGDAHRNTNTCLEEKETREVCFNKSADRLADEANGRASMLDQFTNIKENGSPIVYFRRRFRKKTTLSLEAVSNFSSSCIPIVSNEQRSLLSVFDNFQILDEKYVCSHGLALDKLMWSMGSDGLLKLNPTFVPFKEFITLLSLSLRPPLDFSIVGYETFCFLRYLLLQESGSIVPTWPYVYLEMLFVDNEVGSRFFVIEGCLKQAVAFISLVLSVFCEPDQPRESVDWRIPVTTVRFKLSCIQDLRKQHVFSFYTYSKLNHSRWLYLDSKFQKRCSFNKKIPLTECTLENIKVLEGRHKHLTSDICESSFQGKKSFNNIVPFGLSKAGNRYVRQSLDNDARHPILPFALSFSTAPPLFHHLHLNLMMKSSVASVRLRECNPACSLENQRNTGKSTTYNQVAEQCSVKVAPKSTSGNLLSHKLCFGCIPCFKPQLETNSSTAGMNCDRMISSLHFQNLNSERTDTDVMGESQNSECYDMESERIFTKTKMLTSFNQAPAMNSGDSNNHCLHSMSVKNPAIDLAKSYVNCEWPGVQRAASYISDGVVFSPDTSGPRSLGTSKKRNLSSLPLEETSPVLHGGRTNDINSVSSNGLRKARTQVHYALPFGDFEFSSKHKPINSNGHSFKRLRGGSENRTPNGFKGSLRNLELLACDANVLITQGDRGWREPGGRVVLELAYRNEWRLAVKFYGSTKYSHKVDHVFLPGSTNRHTHAMMWKGGKDWALEFPDRSQWMLFKDMHAECYNRNVQVSSVKNIPIPGVRLVEEFEDYTTNHLFTRSSSRYIRQIETDIDMAMNPLKNFYDMDSEDELWILRNNESFQNQDSDIVITDETFEKTIDMLEKFAYAQRCDQFTVDEIEKVMVGVGPAEMIRAIYQYWQNKRKRLGMPLIRHLQPPTWERYQQKVQEWNQIMSKSNTITSCGGKRKAPPVEKPIMFAFCLKPRGLEVPNKVSKHRSQRKYRISGHAVVGDQDRVHTPGRRFNSFAVRDEKAIYLDISPENSDNFSMLQTSTKNYLSSDAGSPEYVSLDNDASDVDYYPKPCKHRSKKIGALTPLGSLCVRPSYNQRTPGKRNGVQQQNMYIPDRSSQKHYQMYVFPRHEIMELGVQDLDEYGVRKASGAAKRASIIAMLKRNKAQELLSRADFAMQVAVSAIMDADAVKASYGRSN